Part of the Danio rerio strain Tuebingen ecotype United States chromosome 12, GRCz12tu, whole genome shotgun sequence genome, ttattttcgtTTTAGGATaggtttgcattttttttccaaaGGGTAAACGCAGTGCCTACACTTTGTGTATACATcatagcctgcgtttgctgttacataaattcaaatggttgtaataccatatatcaagtaccaatgtaatacgaAAAGTTTTTCATATATCAAGGTTTAAAAAGACTGAGTCGCGCAAGGCCGAGGGTTTCCGTCAGGCGAAAATATAACCGGAACTGGCCCGAACGAATTTTGCTATTTGGGTTGCAGCTTATTAACGTGTAATAACACAAAGGTTTACGGTTCTCTGTCGTTTGCAAAGtcgacacaaacaaacaaacaaacacaagcgcaaAGTTGCAGCCGCTAACGTCACTGAGCTAAAAATGGCGATCGGACAATCAGACAATTGTTGTctctcaggtaaaaaaaaaaaaacgacatatACAGAGACAGGTGGAAAGACTCGATCGTCTGCGGCTATTTCGTCAACACAGAAAATCAACTATTTCTCTATTCGAATCATGTCCTAATCCTGTTTAATTTATATGGCGTTTttgcaatgtaaattgtgtcaaagcagcttaacacacaCCTTCTACaacagtccagatttcagagttcaagttcagtttagttcagtgctGTTTACATTTCACCTGGTCTGCTCTTTCGTTTcacattagtattattattattattgtcattattattgtcataatTATGGCTTACCGTATGATTCTCTGTTCGTGCACTGTTAAAATCTCCGAAACAATGGCCAACACGCCACGCCCTACCAGGCTTTGCGAGCCAATCAAGTTACAGTTTGACGGCTACATTAACTTGCTTTATTATtggtttgttttcatttattatttatttatttgttaatatcatgtttatttattttttgatttatttatttatgtataattatttattcattgatttagttagttagctatatattttgtagactagtttgcttgtttttaaaagaaactcACCttatttcaactatatatatatatatatatatatatatatatatatatatatatatatatatatatatattctttcttCTGAAAACAAGATAGTTTTTCTTCACTTGCCTAAAACCCGCTTccagcttttatttattcattcgttgtATATAGAGACAAGACGAAAACGCTggaaaatgtcttgtttttctcagtgttttctactatatatatatatatatatatatatatatatatatatatatatatatatatatatatatatatatatatacatatatatatatatatatatatatttttttttttttttttataacatttttataaaatgtcagacacactgtgacagtatcagacagatattaatttgctcttttaaacatcatatctaataacacataggtaaatgcaaattagcgccctcTATGCTGTTCGAacctgctatggtactgcactttttagccatttcgaacacatgccatatccccttttgtacactagagggggcaatttaatcaacatttccagtgggggttattatcagggatatgtaactgcacagatataattcaataaaggacacttactgcatggatggatggatggatggatggatggatggatggatggatggatggatggatggatggatgaacagacatacagacaggtaGAGATGCATGGAGATGGACATAGATAAATGGTGATAGatagtgctaataatattgaccttaaaattttatatatatatatatatatatatatatatatatatatatatatatatatatatatataaatatatatatatatatatatatatatatatatatatatatatatatatatataaaactcatagtgtcataaataaataacagacaaactaaataaataaaataaaagacaagCTGTTTTATATGATACATAAGTATGATGAATTGTTCTAAAGTAACTgcaaccttaaaaaaaataagcattttatatTGCATGAAATGTGAAAACGCACACAAGTACAAACAAAAAACTTCTTCTTTAACTTTTATCAATACTGTCTTGCTGAAGACATTTTTACCTCCAGTACTTTGATCGCTAGGAACTATTTTGACATTAATGAAATGTTGATCAAATGCTGCACGTTGACTGGACACCAACAGTAATTGTGATGGAGGATGAGATGTTTCCTtgtgcaaataaataattaaataaaatacatttgaggATTGCTTAGTTGAGTTGTGCATGTGAAGAAATGTTGCATTGTCACAGATTTAAATGACCATCCTTCACCCCTCAGACACACTTCTCAATCAAATGTGGAAGAAAGAATCTGAAAACTTTCTCCACATGCACActgaagcaacacacacacacacacacacacacacagacacacacacacacacgcacgcacacacacacacacacacacacacacacacacacacacacacacacacaaacacacacagacacacacacacacacacacacacacacacacacacacacacacacacacacacacacacacacacacacacgtaaataacataaaatgcagacacaGTAGCAATTTAATAACACAccttaaaacaacatcaaaaattttaaataatttattaacacttttgtgtgtgtgtgtgtgtgtgtgtgtgtgtgtgtgtgtgtgtgtgtgtgtgtgtgtgtgtgtgtgtgtgtctgtgtgtgtttgtgtgtgtgtgtgtctgtgagagagagagagagagagagagaacaggagAACAGCATGCAAATCTAAAAAACTAATCGGAACTACACttctataaacaaataaaagaagaaaaaagaatgtTCTCAAGTGTCACTCTTGCgggtttttttaatatatgttttgaTTTTTTCCACTATGTATTCCTCAAAACTGTGTTTTATTCCAGGAGGTTTCCAGCTCTTTTGCCACACGCCTTTTCGAATACCCTGTTGGATTATTCTCATCGCATTCATTTTGATGTTGGTCCTATCTGAAAGAGATATGAggtgttttattttcagtatcATGCAATCTGACCTCTTTTGATAATCTTACACATAGGGCTTACTCACCTTTAATGTTCAGCTCCGTCGCCATTAAGGAAAAAAAGGCCTGTTGCCTTTCATCTAATTTTtccctgcagttttttttttgtggccaGAATTTCTTAAGGAGATCGTCCAGCTCCTCCTCATCCTTCTTAGTTTGGGCATCTGCTGGCTCCACGACTACAACGTCGCTGTTCTCGCTCTCTTCAGTGGCGCTTTCGTCGCTGGCACTGCTGTCGCTGGCACTGCTGTcgctgtcactgctgtcttcgTTGGCGTCATAGTCGATGGATCTTTCGGTGCTGTCGTCGGGTCTATCATCGGCGggtcttttattttctctgtcgCTGTCGCCGTTGGCGCTTCCAGTATATCTTTTGTAGGCACTGTTGTCCTTGGTGCTGTTGTTGGGTCTGTCGGTTGCCTCTGTCGCTAGCTTGAGTTGCTCCAAGTCCCTCCCCTGGTCTTTGATAGTATATTTGAGGACAGACAGCTCTCTCTGGACAGCGGGTAGGTCTTTTGTCAAGGCCTCAGTTGCTTCTCTGAGGGTTTTTTGCGATTGACGTAACTCGTCAATTTGGCACACAAGAAATGTTTCAATCCTATTCATGATAACGTTGATCTCTTGCGTGGCAATGAGGTCAAAGTCACTTTGACTTGAGCTGGTCATCTTTTTTATGGTGCTGTTTGGGTCAAGCAAAACACAGAAGAGgtgagaaatgtttttttttttttattgtacagtcatactgttgcattgttttgttgttgtattttctgtcatttcatcaactgtgtgtgtgtgtgtgtgtgtgtgtgtgtgtgtgtgtgtgtgacatgcaTTAAATTTTTAACAAAACTTAAATGTCTGAcactgaaaaattattttaaaataaacaatgtacaAGTGTCGAGGcccttttttttccccttttttggCTAAGATGAAGGggggtctatatatatatatatatatataaatgagcaattcCAGTTTTAAGGATGTGCCATTTGCACATATATTGAAACatctctttatatatattttttcaggatGAAAATAGCCACAGAGTTGTGGGAGCAGAAAACTATCAATTGggaaacattttttacatttaaaataaaaaaataaataaaaatgtgttatggatgtgacaaaacagtctgcaagtttacagtatacaagaTACTTTGTAGAAATCCTCCAAATTAAACTGCATGACCCAACATAAACGGTGCTAATCGAAAAGATAAGTGTTGGACCACTGTAGTTCAAAGATGACTGATTGATCTGATTTTACGCGTCTGTATTTATGCGGAAAAACCATCTTTATGGATGTGATCTCTCTCTCTGATATGGATGTGACagattgccacttgtgtgactatGCTAAATCAAGTATAATAGTTTGAATACACAGATAGATACATTTTTGAGAAGTTTTAAAGcattgtaaaactttttttaatggcAAGTTGACATTTGCAAACAATTGCTCAtgtataccttttttttttaagcaaagaaAAGTCTT contains:
- the LOC141376729 gene encoding uncharacterized protein; the protein is MKATPLLPLTSCCQSFCYSTNNFIIGGSSTIKKMTSSSQSDFDLIATQEINVIMNRIETFLVCQIDELRQSQKTLREATEALTKDLPAVQRELSVLKYTIKDQGRDLEQLKLATEATDRPNNSTKDNSAYKRYTGSANGDSDRENKRPADDRPDDSTERSIDYDANEDSSDSDSSASDSSASDESATEESENSDVVVVEPADAQTKKDEEELDDLLKKFWPQKKNCREKLDERQQAFFSLMATELNIKDRTNIKMNAMRIIQQGIRKGVWQKSWKPPGIKHSFEEYIVEKIKTYIKKTRKSDT